The following coding sequences are from one Treponema bryantii window:
- a CDS encoding nitrogenase component 1, with amino-acid sequence MNKQIPDTIRDKHPGFADVQVGSSGELREKAQAHCLKNAHRTFEQGIQCVQVNSMNALVSLQDTVMVIHSPLGCSGCASFGAIDRLNVYKHHRGRDNAPDSHVISTALGEKEVILGGEKRLHETIDQAIKRYNPKIVFILASCASSIIGDDIDAVAEQKEKEYKAKGKDIIFAPVHCEGFKSRNHATGYDLALATLQNYVIRDAHPPKQKGLINLFATHSLSWADQQEMKRMLNAIGLDANILPYNATYEDIMKIPAAEYNISVCQIFADEYIKFLSEKYGTPYAVTNMPIGTRSTNRWLRAIAALAGKEEEAEAFIKAESDAVREEVARIKRKTDGLRACLTAGTGRGFAAATLIGDYGMKLLCMHTPYYDEAYIDDFKRLEELHGTDFIVNIADMQPYEQVNLLKKYKPDVFIGMSNWVSRLGIPSFHILDSKRPTFGYRGVLYLGRKIEDAIDNNNFNKNLSNYSKNAYREEWYKKDAFSYLQLPEEN; translated from the coding sequence ATGAATAAACAGATTCCAGATACTATCAGAGATAAACACCCGGGATTTGCAGATGTACAGGTGGGAAGTTCTGGAGAACTCAGAGAAAAGGCTCAAGCCCACTGCTTGAAAAACGCTCACCGCACTTTTGAACAGGGCATTCAGTGTGTTCAGGTAAACAGCATGAATGCGCTTGTAAGCCTGCAGGATACAGTAATGGTAATTCATTCACCTTTGGGCTGCTCAGGCTGTGCTTCTTTTGGAGCAATCGACAGACTGAATGTTTATAAACATCACAGAGGCCGCGACAATGCCCCAGACAGTCATGTCATTTCAACTGCCCTTGGAGAAAAGGAAGTAATTCTCGGTGGTGAAAAACGCCTGCACGAAACAATTGACCAGGCAATAAAAAGATATAATCCTAAAATTGTTTTCATTCTTGCTTCCTGCGCTTCTTCAATTATTGGAGATGACATTGATGCCGTAGCAGAACAAAAGGAAAAGGAATATAAGGCGAAGGGTAAAGACATTATTTTTGCTCCGGTTCACTGCGAAGGCTTTAAGAGCCGCAATCACGCAACAGGCTACGACCTTGCTCTTGCAACTCTTCAAAATTATGTTATCCGAGACGCTCACCCGCCAAAACAAAAAGGACTGATAAATCTTTTTGCAACCCATTCTTTGAGCTGGGCAGATCAGCAAGAAATGAAAAGAATGTTGAATGCCATAGGTCTTGATGCAAACATTCTTCCCTATAATGCAACTTACGAAGACATTATGAAAATCCCGGCAGCGGAATACAACATCTCTGTCTGTCAGATTTTTGCTGATGAATACATAAAATTTTTATCAGAAAAATACGGCACGCCTTATGCCGTAACAAACATGCCTATTGGAACCCGAAGTACAAACCGCTGGCTCCGTGCAATTGCTGCTCTGGCTGGTAAGGAAGAAGAAGCCGAAGCCTTTATAAAGGCCGAAAGCGATGCTGTACGCGAAGAAGTTGCCAGAATCAAAAGAAAGACAGACGGACTTCGTGCCTGTCTTACAGCCGGTACCGGTCGTGGCTTTGCCGCCGCAACCTTGATTGGCGACTACGGCATGAAGCTTTTGTGTATGCATACACCTTATTATGATGAAGCTTATATTGATGATTTCAAACGACTGGAAGAATTGCACGGAACAGACTTTATCGTAAACATTGCAGATATGCAGCCTTATGAACAGGTAAATCTTTTGAAGAAATACAAACCTGATGTATTTATCGGAATGTCAAACTGGGTTTCACGATTGGGAATCCCTTCCTTCCATATTCTTGATTCAAAACGCCCAACCTTTGGCTACCGTGGAGTTTTGTATCTGGGCCGAAAAATTGAAGATGCCATCGACAATAATAACTTCAATAAAAATCTTTCAAACTATTCAAAAAATGCCTACCGCGAAGAATGGTACAAAAAAGATGCCTTCAGCTATCTTCAGCTGCCGGAAGAAAATTAA
- a CDS encoding transporter substrate-binding domain-containing protein, with translation MKKSFLKSVAVILVASFIASGAFAASKKEKKSKTKVQTILVGTGSSAPLYCYLDDKGELAGFEIDVIKAIDELLPQYKFEFQIFDFKNILLALAAGKIDIGAHMYESNPERRKNYLFTEYGYNDFSKYIVVLKENTEVKSLKDLVGKTAQASTGSATGAILQHWNEDHPNEQINAVLTSTLTNEQIVASMKNGTYDAFFSNIPSFNQLQKEYGGIFRLVEEPISTSASYFIFNLDNPTLKADVDVALKQLIDSGELSKLAIKNLGSDTTKNINK, from the coding sequence ATGAAAAAGAGTTTTTTAAAATCGGTTGCAGTTATTCTTGTTGCAAGTTTCATTGCATCAGGAGCCTTTGCTGCTTCTAAAAAAGAAAAAAAGAGCAAAACAAAAGTACAGACAATTCTTGTTGGCACAGGTTCCAGTGCGCCTCTTTACTGTTATCTTGATGACAAGGGAGAACTTGCAGGCTTTGAAATTGATGTAATCAAGGCCATTGATGAACTTCTTCCACAGTATAAATTCGAATTCCAGATTTTTGATTTCAAAAATATTCTTCTTGCCCTAGCAGCTGGAAAAATTGATATTGGTGCTCACATGTATGAATCTAATCCTGAGCGTCGTAAGAATTATCTTTTTACAGAATATGGCTACAATGATTTTTCAAAATATATTGTAGTTCTAAAAGAGAATACAGAAGTAAAATCTCTCAAGGATTTAGTTGGTAAAACAGCACAGGCTTCTACAGGAAGTGCAACAGGAGCAATTCTTCAGCACTGGAATGAAGATCATCCAAACGAACAGATTAATGCCGTTCTTACAAGCACACTTACAAACGAGCAGATTGTTGCTTCAATGAAGAATGGTACTTATGATGCTTTCTTCTCTAACATTCCAAGCTTCAATCAGCTTCAAAAAGAGTACGGCGGAATTTTCCGTCTTGTAGAAGAACCTATTTCAACATCAGCTTCTTACTTCATTTTCAATCTTGATAATCCAACTCTTAAAGCTGATGTTGATGTAGCCCTTAAACAGCTTATTGATTCTGGTGAGCTCTCAAAACTCGCAATCAAAAATCTTGGCTCTGATACAACAAAAAATATCAATAAATAA
- a CDS encoding TatD family nuclease-associated radical SAM protein, with protein sequence MKKSMTIIYPEYNGLYINLTNRCPCACIFCIRQKVSGAEFDNVDTLWLEHEPTAAEVIAAIKEEAKLERFKNYKEFVFCGYGEPTEALDVLLEVAAFLKANYSLPVRINTNGLADLINKKPVAPLLAGKIDALSISLNSSNPEIYEKTVRPVFKGKAFPAMLAFAEQAKNFVPKVVLTTVETTISKEDEEECSRLCERLGVTHRIRRFVPVN encoded by the coding sequence ATGAAAAAATCAATGACAATCATCTACCCCGAATACAATGGCCTTTATATAAATCTTACAAATCGCTGCCCTTGTGCATGCATTTTTTGCATCCGTCAGAAAGTAAGCGGGGCAGAGTTTGATAATGTAGATACCCTCTGGCTTGAGCATGAACCTACGGCGGCCGAAGTGATTGCTGCCATAAAAGAAGAGGCAAAACTTGAACGTTTCAAAAACTACAAAGAATTTGTTTTCTGTGGTTACGGTGAACCGACAGAGGCTCTGGATGTGCTTCTTGAAGTAGCTGCTTTTTTGAAGGCAAATTATTCTCTGCCGGTACGCATTAATACAAACGGACTTGCTGATTTAATAAACAAAAAGCCTGTTGCTCCTCTTCTGGCCGGGAAAATAGATGCTCTTTCCATAAGCCTGAATTCAAGTAATCCAGAAATCTACGAAAAAACTGTTCGTCCGGTATTTAAGGGAAAAGCTTTTCCTGCAATGCTGGCTTTTGCAGAGCAGGCAAAAAACTTTGTTCCTAAGGTTGTGCTGACTACGGTTGAAACAACGATCTCAAAAGAAGATGAAGAGGAGTGCAGCCGTCTATGCGAAAGACTGGGTGTAACTCATCGCATCAGAAGATTTGTTCCTGTGAATTAA
- a CDS encoding amino acid ABC transporter ATP-binding protein: protein MIKIEHVKKSFGHLDVLHDVSLTVDDGSVVVILGPSGSGKTTLLRSINFLERADKGKLTIGSSSVDLHSAKKKEVLEIRRKTSMVFQNYNLFANKTALENIVEALVTGHGIPRAQAVERAKEELRKVGLSDKENYYPSQLSGGQQQRVGIARAVALDAEVILFDEPTSALDPELVGETLALIKQVAKDGHTMIVVTHEMSFAEDVADKVVFMDGGYIVEEGSPQDIFYHPKEERTRQFLRRIIPVGEYVI, encoded by the coding sequence ATGATTAAAATAGAGCACGTAAAAAAATCTTTTGGACATCTTGATGTTCTTCATGATGTTTCGCTGACAGTTGATGACGGTAGCGTTGTTGTAATTCTTGGTCCAAGCGGAAGCGGTAAAACTACCCTGCTCCGTTCAATTAATTTTCTGGAACGGGCTGACAAAGGTAAACTAACCATCGGTAGTTCGTCAGTAGATTTACATTCTGCAAAGAAAAAAGAAGTACTGGAAATCAGAAGAAAGACCTCAATGGTTTTTCAAAATTATAATCTCTTTGCAAATAAGACTGCTCTTGAAAATATTGTCGAAGCACTTGTTACTGGTCATGGAATTCCAAGAGCACAGGCTGTAGAACGGGCTAAAGAAGAACTTCGCAAAGTTGGTCTTAGTGACAAAGAAAATTATTACCCAAGCCAGCTTTCGGGCGGTCAGCAGCAGCGTGTAGGAATTGCCCGTGCCGTTGCCCTTGATGCAGAAGTTATTTTATTTGATGAACCAACCAGCGCACTAGACCCGGAGCTTGTAGGTGAAACGCTTGCGCTGATTAAACAGGTCGCAAAAGACGGACACACTATGATTGTTGTAACTCACGAAATGTCTTTTGCAGAAGATGTTGCAGATAAAGTTGTATTTATGGATGGCGGATATATCGTTGAAGAAGGCAGCCCTCAGGATATTTTCTATCATCCAAAAGAAGAACGAACCAGACAGTTTTTACGCCGTATAATACCTGTCGGAGAGTATGTCATTTAA
- a CDS encoding amino acid ABC transporter permease, with protein MKFSLEYLWKCILSGIIYIPVTLKLALIPLALAIVFGTLIALARIFKVPVVEKFFKIFVAIYSGIPGVVTMLIFHLIYLSLFKPAKNGIMLLAYFTFTLGRTIVVSESVRGAFLSIPKGQYEASYACGLSTFQTLKKIIIPQVIPVALPALTNNTLGSIKNTSIVLVLGIVDVLNGATIPCADTYSYVEGYVAAAIIYWVINAIVEFFLVHLEKHLSKKK; from the coding sequence ATGAAATTCAGTCTTGAATATTTATGGAAGTGTATTCTTTCGGGCATAATTTATATTCCAGTTACACTCAAACTTGCATTGATTCCCCTTGCCCTTGCAATTGTTTTTGGAACACTGATTGCTCTGGCCCGCATTTTTAAGGTTCCGGTTGTAGAAAAGTTCTTTAAGATTTTTGTTGCAATATATTCGGGAATTCCAGGTGTTGTGACAATGCTGATTTTTCATTTAATTTACCTGAGTCTTTTTAAACCGGCTAAAAATGGAATAATGCTTCTCGCCTACTTCACCTTTACTTTAGGAAGAACAATTGTTGTCAGCGAATCTGTTAGAGGTGCCTTTCTTTCTATTCCAAAAGGACAGTATGAAGCATCTTATGCCTGCGGTCTTTCTACTTTTCAAACACTAAAAAAAATCATTATCCCGCAGGTGATTCCGGTTGCACTTCCGGCACTTACAAACAATACTCTTGGTTCAATTAAGAACACTTCAATCGTTCTGGTTCTTGGAATTGTTGATGTTTTGAATGGAGCTACGATTCCCTGTGCAGACACATACAGCTATGTAGAAGGTTATGTAGCAGCCGCAATTATCTATTGGGTAATTAATGCCATTGTAGAGTTTTTCCTTGTTCATCTGGAAAAACATCTTTCTAAAAAAAAATAG
- a CDS encoding MATE family efflux transporter, which yields MTQGKIVPLLLKFSAPLLLGNLFQQFYNTFDTFIVGRVIGSQALAAIGSTSHFVNTVINFFNGLAIGAQVVISQLFGAKNFPSLKKAINTTIYASFIFSILATVIQIILSPFVLRLISTPPDVLVQANQYLKIYFLGTAALTLYNMGSGILRALGDSTRALIFLVISSVSNIVLDILFVVLLGKGIAGAAYATVLSELLSAILVIISLQRLEVKMRLELKHPQIDFLILKKIMKLGLPGAISSSITSFSNTFMQKYINYFGTSCMAGWAIFSKFDQFAILPMHSLASGATTFVAQNYGAKKSERIRDGIKKSFILNFSVISILSLLLIFQANFFASLFSDDVEVIYFAERFIYLTAPFFVLCGFSMLFSNVMRGFGIAFRPTIITFVGFVLFRQIMLLIISQTSNSFILIALVYPAAWPLVIIIYIIWLFIFRKKRIK from the coding sequence ATGACACAGGGGAAGATAGTTCCCCTTTTACTAAAATTTTCCGCTCCCCTGCTGCTGGGAAATCTCTTCCAGCAGTTTTATAACACTTTCGACACTTTTATTGTTGGAAGGGTTATTGGAAGTCAGGCACTGGCCGCAATAGGCTCAACCTCACATTTTGTGAATACTGTAATTAATTTTTTCAACGGGCTTGCAATTGGAGCCCAGGTAGTTATTTCTCAGCTTTTTGGTGCAAAGAATTTTCCAAGCCTGAAAAAAGCAATTAATACTACAATTTATGCAAGCTTTATTTTCAGCATCCTCGCCACCGTCATTCAAATAATTCTTTCTCCTTTTGTATTAAGATTAATTTCTACACCGCCGGATGTATTAGTCCAGGCAAACCAATATCTGAAAATTTACTTTCTTGGAACAGCCGCCCTCACCCTCTACAACATGGGGTCTGGAATTTTAAGAGCACTTGGAGATTCAACACGAGCTCTTATTTTTCTGGTTATCTCCTCCGTTTCAAATATTGTTCTTGATATTCTTTTTGTAGTTTTGCTTGGCAAAGGAATTGCGGGAGCAGCTTATGCTACTGTACTCAGCGAACTCTTAAGTGCCATTCTGGTTATAATTTCACTTCAGAGACTGGAAGTCAAAATGCGGCTTGAACTTAAGCATCCTCAAATTGATTTTTTGATTTTGAAAAAAATTATGAAACTCGGTTTACCAGGTGCAATTTCTTCTTCCATCACATCTTTTTCAAATACCTTTATGCAGAAATACATTAATTACTTTGGAACTTCCTGCATGGCTGGCTGGGCAATTTTTTCTAAGTTCGATCAGTTTGCTATATTACCAATGCATAGTCTTGCAAGCGGAGCAACTACCTTTGTTGCTCAAAACTACGGTGCAAAAAAATCAGAAAGAATTCGTGATGGAATAAAAAAATCATTTATACTGAATTTCAGCGTTATCAGTATTTTAAGTCTGCTATTGATTTTTCAGGCAAACTTCTTTGCCAGTCTTTTTTCAGATGATGTAGAAGTCATTTATTTCGCAGAACGCTTTATTTATCTCACTGCTCCTTTTTTTGTTTTATGTGGTTTTTCAATGCTTTTTTCAAATGTAATGAGGGGTTTTGGAATTGCATTCCGTCCAACCATTATTACATTTGTAGGATTCGTTTTATTCCGCCAGATAATGCTTTTGATAATTTCCCAGACTTCAAATTCCTTTATCTTGATTGCTCTGGTATATCCGGCAGCCTGGCCGCTGGTAATCATCATATACATTATCTGGCTTTTTATATTCAGAAAAAAACGTATTAAATAA
- a CDS encoding nitrogenase component 1: MEKCIERPRSLCSLHGALDVIGNIYRAIPILHASPGCSMQASSRTNLYYLGGYHGLPSSNAYEKEVVFGGTQRLRETIKGSLEIMDGDYYAVLTGCSMGINGDDVDSVVKEFEASPYPIASIDTAGFRGDTYTGYNMALLATVKKLAKKTKTDSRLVNIYGQPPSSDITLRGDLEEITRLLARIGVKANTFFIRRDGIEQLKNSGNAALNINLSPWLAKNVDTYYKETFGIETLRFNGWPVGPKDTANFLRTVAERLDLDSKLVDKVIHEEELYVYEYLDSLFGNFERHRFILVGECAKALGLARFLVNVHGHIPLAIIFTDSVPNQYQDSIREEVQKLECPRKAEVYFENDVWEIEQIAQQYDGRATLFMGSSYEKKLAQKLGSHYAITSNPCLDKEILNRSHIGTHGCISLVEDLYNHF; this comes from the coding sequence ATGGAAAAATGTATAGAAAGGCCAAGAAGCCTCTGTTCCCTTCACGGTGCTCTTGATGTAATAGGAAATATTTACCGTGCCATCCCTATTCTGCACGCCAGTCCCGGATGTTCAATGCAGGCTTCAAGCCGCACAAACCTTTATTACCTTGGCGGTTATCACGGGCTTCCAAGTTCAAATGCCTACGAAAAGGAAGTTGTATTCGGCGGAACTCAGAGACTAAGAGAGACAATTAAAGGGAGCCTCGAAATTATGGACGGTGACTATTACGCAGTTCTTACCGGCTGTTCCATGGGAATTAATGGTGATGATGTAGATAGCGTAGTAAAAGAGTTTGAAGCTTCTCCTTATCCTATTGCAAGCATTGACACAGCAGGTTTCCGAGGCGACACCTACACAGGCTATAACATGGCCCTTCTTGCAACTGTAAAAAAACTTGCAAAGAAGACAAAAACAGATTCCCGTCTTGTAAACATTTACGGCCAGCCGCCAAGTTCAGACATCACATTGCGTGGCGACCTTGAAGAAATTACAAGACTTCTTGCAAGAATCGGCGTAAAGGCAAATACCTTTTTTATCCGTCGCGACGGAATTGAACAGTTGAAAAATTCAGGCAATGCAGCCCTTAACATCAACCTTTCACCATGGCTTGCTAAGAATGTAGACACCTATTATAAAGAAACCTTTGGAATTGAAACCCTAAGATTTAACGGCTGGCCGGTGGGTCCTAAAGACACTGCAAACTTTTTGAGAACAGTAGCCGAGCGGCTTGACCTCGATTCTAAGCTTGTAGACAAAGTGATTCACGAAGAAGAACTCTATGTCTACGAATATCTTGACTCCCTTTTTGGAAACTTTGAACGCCATCGTTTTATTCTGGTTGGCGAATGTGCAAAGGCTCTGGGACTTGCCCGCTTCCTGGTAAATGTACACGGTCACATTCCTCTTGCAATCATCTTTACAGATTCTGTTCCAAATCAGTATCAGGACAGCATCCGCGAAGAAGTTCAAAAGCTGGAATGTCCGCGCAAAGCAGAGGTTTATTTTGAAAATGATGTCTGGGAAATTGAACAGATTGCCCAACAGTATGATGGTAGGGCAACTCTTTTTATGGGCAGCTCTTATGAAAAGAAACTTGCACAGAAGCTTGGAAGCCACTATGCAATTACTTCAAATCCTTGTCTTGATAAAGAAATACTTAACCGTTCTCATATAGGTACGCACGGCTGCATTTCTTTAGTCGAAGATTTGTACAATCATTTCTAA
- a CDS encoding amino acid ABC transporter permease: MADLFSWQRVVKNFPILITKLPVTFEIVAVAFSLGFILALLIATTRIKKVPLLNQILTVFISFERGTPLLVQMLVVYYAFPIVLYKAFGIDSRRWEKIIFVDLALILNQGVFLGEIFRGAILAVPKGQKEAALACGISDFKAFIKIILPQAIRIALPSTGLTLIGLFQETSLVYMLGVMDIMGRASALGATSGHNLESYLIIALIFVLINFGLTAITTKIDKNLTYGTKNLTGRAA, translated from the coding sequence ATGGCAGATTTGTTTTCATGGCAGCGAGTTGTTAAAAATTTTCCAATATTGATTACAAAGCTGCCGGTTACCTTTGAAATTGTTGCAGTCGCATTTTCCCTGGGATTCATACTTGCACTTCTGATTGCAACAACACGAATTAAAAAAGTTCCGCTTCTGAACCAGATTCTTACAGTTTTTATTTCTTTCGAAAGAGGCACTCCTCTCCTGGTTCAGATGCTTGTAGTTTATTATGCATTTCCTATTGTCCTTTATAAAGCTTTTGGAATTGATTCACGACGATGGGAAAAAATTATCTTTGTTGATTTAGCCTTGATTTTAAATCAGGGAGTTTTCCTTGGAGAAATATTTAGAGGCGCAATTCTTGCAGTTCCAAAAGGACAAAAGGAAGCAGCCCTTGCCTGTGGTATTTCAGATTTTAAGGCCTTTATAAAAATCATTCTTCCACAGGCAATAAGAATAGCCCTTCCTTCAACAGGGCTCACTTTGATAGGGCTTTTTCAGGAAACATCTTTAGTTTACATGCTTGGTGTAATGGACATCATGGGCCGTGCAAGTGCACTTGGTGCAACCAGCGGTCACAATCTGGAAAGCTATCTGATTATTGCACTTATCTTTGTACTTATTAATTTTGGACTTACAGCCATTACAACAAAAATTGATAAAAACCTTACTTACGGTACTAAAAACCTAACCGGGAGGGCAGCATGA
- a CDS encoding flavodoxin family protein, with protein MKVLLVNGSPRANSNTLLGLHEMEKIFAEQGIETEIFNIGNKDIRGCIACGRCGELGKCVFDDAVNEFAAKFKDADGLVVGTPVYYSAPNATVQAFLQRLFYSSSFDKTMKVGAGFVCARRGGTTASFDVVNKFFTISGMPVASSQYWNNIHGGAPGEASEDAEGMQTLRVLARNMSFLIKSIALGKEKFGLPEKEEHAWTNFI; from the coding sequence ATGAAGGTATTACTTGTAAACGGAAGCCCACGTGCTAACAGCAACACTTTGCTTGGTCTGCACGAGATGGAAAAGATTTTTGCAGAGCAGGGAATTGAAACTGAAATTTTTAACATCGGTAACAAAGATATCCGTGGCTGCATTGCCTGTGGCCGCTGTGGCGAGCTTGGTAAATGTGTTTTTGATGATGCTGTAAATGAGTTTGCGGCTAAGTTTAAGGATGCTGATGGTCTTGTTGTTGGAACTCCTGTTTATTACTCCGCTCCAAACGCAACTGTTCAGGCTTTCCTGCAGAGACTTTTTTACAGCAGCAGCTTTGATAAGACAATGAAGGTTGGTGCTGGTTTTGTATGTGCGCGCCGTGGCGGTACAACAGCTTCTTTTGATGTAGTGAATAAATTTTTTACAATCAGCGGAATGCCGGTTGCAAGCAGCCAGTACTGGAATAATATTCACGGTGGTGCTCCGGGAGAAGCCTCAGAAGATGCTGAAGGCATGCAGACTCTCCGCGTTCTAGCTCGCAATATGAGCTTTTTGATTAAGTCTATTGCTCTTGGTAAAGAAAAGTTTGGTCTTCCTGAAAAAGAGGAACACGCCTGGACTAATTTTATTTAA